The following are encoded in a window of Saccharicrinis carchari genomic DNA:
- a CDS encoding SNF2-related protein, with protein MKLIDNVSNRLKDDLKVEIKKNGKLAIAASSFSIYAFEALKKELSKIDELRFIFTSPTFLEEKFKKQSREFYIPHIYKEADLCGGEFELRLKNELNQRAIAKECSAWVQEKAVFKSNKHSNQPLNSIIHVENAEGSGVAYTNVNGFTTSDLGITHKKGFPTLIQKNAHPQSKAYLEWFDQVWDNKESLEDITKFVQGYFENAFKENSPEFIYFVTLYNIFNNFLDDISGDNLPDDETGFKHTLIWNKLYNFQQDAVIGAINKLEKYNGCIIADSVGLGKTFSALGVIKYYEKRNKDVLVLCPKKLEDNWNTYRHNDKNNILAKDRFGYDVLFHTDLSREKGQSNGRKLENVNWGNYGLVVIDESHNFRNNNTSVGKENRYQKLLRKVIQEGIETKVLMLSATPVNNRFNDLKNQLALAYEGVAGKMDERLDTSKGIDIVFKKAQQAFNIWSKFDAEQRTTDKLLDMLDFDFFEILDSLTIARSRKHITTYYDTSTDLAGPSNISSIWLPVSGKRG; from the coding sequence ATGAAGCTCATTGACAACGTAAGCAACCGCTTAAAAGATGATTTAAAGGTAGAGATAAAGAAAAACGGGAAGCTGGCCATTGCTGCTTCATCTTTTTCTATCTATGCTTTTGAAGCCTTAAAAAAAGAGCTTTCAAAAATTGATGAGCTGCGTTTTATCTTTACCTCCCCCACTTTTTTGGAGGAGAAATTTAAAAAGCAATCGCGCGAGTTTTATATCCCCCATATTTATAAAGAGGCAGACCTGTGCGGCGGCGAATTTGAATTGCGCCTTAAAAATGAATTAAACCAACGGGCCATCGCCAAAGAGTGTTCGGCATGGGTGCAGGAAAAGGCAGTTTTTAAATCGAACAAACATAGCAACCAGCCGCTCAACAGCATTATACACGTCGAAAATGCCGAGGGCTCCGGTGTGGCCTACACCAATGTAAACGGTTTTACAACTTCCGACTTGGGTATTACCCACAAAAAAGGATTCCCCACGCTCATTCAAAAAAATGCGCACCCCCAAAGCAAAGCTTATTTAGAGTGGTTCGACCAGGTTTGGGACAACAAAGAAAGTTTAGAGGATATTACAAAGTTTGTTCAGGGCTATTTCGAAAACGCTTTTAAGGAGAATAGCCCGGAGTTTATTTATTTTGTCACCCTTTACAATATCTTCAATAACTTCCTCGATGATATTTCGGGAGATAATTTGCCCGACGACGAAACGGGATTCAAGCACACGCTTATATGGAACAAGCTTTACAATTTTCAGCAGGATGCCGTAATCGGCGCCATCAACAAACTGGAAAAATACAATGGGTGCATCATTGCGGACAGTGTTGGGTTGGGTAAAACCTTTTCGGCCTTGGGGGTCATAAAATACTACGAAAAAAGGAATAAAGACGTATTGGTCCTCTGCCCAAAGAAATTGGAGGATAACTGGAACACCTATCGCCACAACGATAAAAACAACATACTGGCCAAGGACCGTTTTGGCTACGATGTGCTTTTCCATACCGACTTGTCAAGGGAAAAGGGGCAGAGCAACGGCAGAAAGCTCGAGAACGTAAACTGGGGCAATTACGGACTGGTCGTTATCGACGAATCGCACAATTTCAGAAATAACAATACGTCGGTAGGTAAAGAAAACCGCTACCAGAAACTATTGAGAAAAGTAATACAGGAAGGAATTGAAACCAAGGTTTTGATGCTCTCGGCAACGCCCGTAAACAACCGCTTTAACGACCTTAAAAATCAATTGGCATTGGCTTACGAAGGTGTTGCCGGCAAGATGGACGAGAGGCTAGATACCAGCAAAGGGATTGACATTGTTTTTAAGAAAGCGCAGCAAGCCTTTAATATCTGGTCCAAGTTCGATGCGGAACAAAGGACAACAGATAAGCTGTTGGACATGCTGGACTTCGATTTCTTTGAGATATTGGATAGCCTTACCATTGCCAGGTCGCGAAAACATATTACCACCTATTACGATACCTCGACAGACTTGGCCGGTCCCTCAAACATCTCATCGATCTGGTTACCGGTTTCCGGGAAAAGGGGATAG
- a CDS encoding T9SS type A sorting domain-containing protein — protein MWFTNSSGYDIPVVTVKYSLWDFGGRNNQREGTPDYIANKLTSSADSDPYNLVIVHAWSGFNEAGTSSGDIKGAGAAKLCVNKLNENFKVVNIEEMIWRIRMHYRPDQTQLLLNATDIVNVETLNVRIFGAQGQVHLVGADANSLVEIYDITGKLKVSEYITSSEPVYNVKGILIVRVVSEKGITVNKIINL, from the coding sequence ATGTGGTTTACGAATAGCAGCGGTTATGATATTCCTGTTGTTACCGTTAAGTATTCATTATGGGATTTTGGAGGGCGTAACAATCAACGTGAAGGAACTCCAGATTACATTGCAAATAAGTTGACAAGCTCTGCAGATTCTGATCCTTATAATTTAGTTATTGTTCATGCATGGAGTGGTTTTAATGAAGCAGGAACATCAAGTGGTGACATTAAAGGCGCTGGGGCTGCTAAACTATGTGTCAATAAGCTAAATGAGAACTTTAAGGTGGTAAATATAGAAGAAATGATATGGCGTATAAGAATGCACTATCGTCCTGATCAGACCCAATTACTCCTTAATGCAACTGATATAGTAAACGTTGAAACCTTAAATGTTAGAATTTTCGGCGCACAAGGTCAGGTTCATTTGGTCGGTGCAGATGCTAACTCGCTTGTGGAGATTTATGACATCACAGGTAAACTTAAAGTAAGTGAATACATCACAAGTTCAGAACCTGTATATAATGTGAAGGGAATTTTAATAGTCAGAGTTGTTTCTGAGAAAGGAATAACCGTTAATAAGATTATTAATCTCTGA
- a CDS encoding helix-turn-helix domain-containing protein, translated as MAGLQAARERGHIGGRKKGLSPEAKRAAYACYQLWEDQSRTIPEVLKIVKVSRATFYRYIAWVKEQKGKKKDI; from the coding sequence ATGGCGGGTCTGCAAGCAGCTCGAGAACGAGGCCACATTGGTGGCCGCAAAAAAGGATTGTCGCCCGAAGCCAAAAGAGCAGCTTATGCATGTTACCAGTTATGGGAGGATCAAAGCAGAACAATCCCTGAAGTTTTGAAAATTGTTAAGGTAAGCAGGGCTACTTTTTATAGGTATATTGCATGGGTGAAGGAGCAGAAAGGCAAGAAAAAGGATATATAA
- a CDS encoding GxGYxYP domain-containing protein, with translation MKNMISILKISLLMVSASFTTLSCDEYESPERMVQEEKSTKLFVEQFDPIRDEGQYWHPQSLTKPALYWNCVEVFPIGNINALGQTERIRGLQYHLLAQSLAGLSNRAVEQGKSQVGVWLNDHSGKASYKSSKQALSDMGVAEIGMQSAIELATRNYGEKDGINLKIKDLFDGYVLTDVENNPESNIVASVASHVYNSIIVDIRDKNFYESNGYTMTYDASQKTTVDAWNEFKDKCNNKALVVMPVQTGELREFAIKNNLFVINLNKRYSTSQGGQNIALFEEILQWLEPNSPVYGWEQGVGEDQFVERVSKSGNIMIPYDWAYNTTLTSLDYKQRQPDLVKVKNPQFINWEEEGKKYVSFYLSDGDNVQWMMNNFIGADYYTHPEANNVKMAFGLPVDNLSMIAPSVCQDLFNSQGSKTSIVQTFGGGYNYIDNYGEKKSRHTILKSLAEGTAAHMRQHRVKVLAVMAKDVSSAASAEAYQAYIDANDQLEGIISVQYTPYAGGKGEIMWFTNGNGYDIPVVTVKYSIWDFGGYNNEREGTPDHIANKLIGSSDSDPFNLVIVHAWSGFNETGTASGGIKGAGAAKLCADKLNQNYAVVNIEEMIWRIRMHHRPEQTQKYLDEVF, from the coding sequence ATGAAAAATATGATATCGATATTAAAGATCTCTCTTTTAATGGTGAGTGCATCATTTACAACCTTGAGTTGTGATGAGTACGAATCACCTGAAAGAATGGTTCAAGAAGAGAAGAGTACAAAGCTCTTTGTGGAGCAGTTTGATCCAATTCGAGACGAAGGTCAGTATTGGCATCCTCAATCGCTTACAAAACCGGCATTATATTGGAATTGTGTGGAAGTTTTTCCCATTGGGAATATTAATGCTTTAGGACAGACTGAAAGAATTAGGGGTCTTCAGTACCACTTGCTTGCTCAATCGTTAGCAGGTCTTTCAAATAGAGCTGTAGAGCAAGGGAAAAGTCAAGTAGGGGTTTGGCTAAACGATCATAGCGGTAAGGCATCCTACAAATCTTCAAAACAAGCCTTAAGCGATATGGGGGTTGCTGAGATTGGTATGCAAAGTGCAATTGAATTAGCTACCCGTAATTATGGGGAGAAAGATGGTATTAATCTTAAAATAAAGGATTTATTTGATGGTTATGTTTTGACCGATGTAGAAAATAATCCCGAAAGTAATATTGTGGCTTCCGTAGCTTCTCATGTTTATAATTCTATTATTGTAGACATTAGGGACAAGAATTTTTATGAAAGCAATGGATATACCATGACGTATGATGCTTCTCAAAAAACGACTGTGGATGCCTGGAATGAATTTAAAGATAAATGTAACAATAAGGCATTGGTAGTCATGCCTGTACAAACTGGTGAGCTAAGGGAATTCGCAATTAAAAATAACTTGTTTGTAATCAACCTTAATAAGAGATATTCTACCTCGCAAGGTGGGCAAAATATTGCCCTATTCGAGGAAATTCTTCAATGGCTGGAACCAAACTCACCAGTTTATGGATGGGAACAGGGCGTTGGAGAGGATCAATTTGTTGAGCGTGTTTCAAAATCAGGAAATATTATGATCCCGTATGACTGGGCTTATAATACAACCTTAACTTCATTAGATTATAAACAGAGACAACCTGACTTGGTAAAGGTAAAGAATCCTCAATTTATAAATTGGGAAGAAGAAGGTAAGAAATATGTTTCTTTTTATCTGTCGGATGGTGACAATGTACAATGGATGATGAATAATTTTATAGGAGCAGATTACTACACACATCCCGAAGCCAATAATGTAAAAATGGCTTTTGGTCTTCCCGTCGATAACTTATCCATGATTGCACCTTCGGTATGTCAGGATTTATTCAATAGCCAAGGTTCCAAAACATCTATTGTTCAAACATTTGGTGGTGGCTATAACTATATCGACAATTATGGAGAAAAGAAGTCACGACATACAATCCTTAAGTCTCTTGCAGAGGGAACCGCTGCACATATGCGTCAGCATAGGGTTAAAGTTTTGGCTGTGATGGCAAAAGATGTAAGTTCTGCTGCATCAGCAGAGGCTTATCAAGCTTATATCGACGCCAACGATCAATTAGAAGGAATTATTTCGGTTCAATATACCCCATATGCCGGAGGTAAAGGCGAAATTATGTGGTTTACCAATGGGAACGGTTATGATATTCCTGTTGTTACCGTGAAGTATTCAATTTGGGATTTTGGGGGATATAACAATGAACGCGAAGGTACCCCTGATCACATTGCCAATAAATTGATCGGTTCTTCAGATTCCGATCCTTTTAATCTGGTTATTGTTCATGCATGGAGCGGATTTAATGAAACAGGAACTGCGAGTGGGGGCATAAAAGGTGCTGGAGCTGCCAAATTATGTGCCGACAAGTTGAATCAGAACTATGCGGTCGTAAATATTGAAGAAATGATTTGGCGTATTCGAATGCATCATCGTCCAGAGCAAACTCAAAAATATCTGGACGAAGTATTCTAA
- a CDS encoding GH92 family glycosyl hydrolase, whose protein sequence is MNRFILAFLFISSVLSLQAQSTAGSSHDPVEYVNTLMGTQSKHSLSNGNTYPAIALPWGMNFWTPQTAEMGNGWQYSYDADKIRGFKQTHQPSPWMNDYGQFSIMPVTGKPLFMEEERASWFSHKAEIAKPHYYSVYLADHDVTTEITPTERAAMFRFTFPESDSSFIVIDAFDKGSYVKIIPGENKVIGYTTRNSGGVPDNFRNYFVVIFDKPIQYKAVWSGDKLINGQLEAEDNHVGVMIGFKTRKGEKIHARVASSFISHEQALLNLKELGNKDFNTLNAEGRDIWNTELSRIRVEGGSEEQTRTFYSTLYRTLLFPRKFYEFDANNKMVHYSPYNGKVLPGYMFTDNGFWDTFRAVFPFFNLMYPSLNENIQAGLVNTYLESGFLPEWASPGHRPVMIGNNSATIVADAYLKGLRGYDMETLYQGVLHGTENVHPTVSATGRLGHEYYNKLGYVPYNVGINENAARTLEYAYADWCIWKLAKAMDRPKKEIERFKKRSQNYRNLFDSETNLMRGKNEDGTFQKPFNPFKWGDAFTEGNSWHYSWSVFHDTQGLINLMGGEKTFVNMLDSVFNMPPLFDNSYYGATIHEIREMQIMNMGQYAHGNQPIQHMIYLYNYAGQPWKTQHWVREVMDKLYNPNPDGYCGDEDNGQTSAWYVFSAMGFYPVTPGADQYVLGAPLFPKVYVQLENGNTITIEAPENSTENKYVDKMYFNDKPYSKNWLSYPELMKGARLKFDMSSQPNKNRGIDSKDYPYSFTK, encoded by the coding sequence ATGAACCGATTTATTTTAGCATTTTTATTTATATCATCTGTTTTATCGCTCCAGGCACAATCCACTGCAGGTTCATCACATGATCCGGTGGAGTATGTGAACACTTTAATGGGCACACAGTCCAAGCACAGTCTCTCCAACGGCAATACTTATCCTGCCATTGCCTTACCATGGGGCATGAACTTCTGGACACCTCAAACCGCTGAGATGGGCAATGGATGGCAGTATAGCTACGATGCCGATAAAATCAGAGGCTTTAAGCAAACACACCAGCCCAGCCCTTGGATGAATGATTATGGTCAGTTTTCCATTATGCCGGTCACAGGTAAGCCTCTTTTCATGGAAGAAGAAAGAGCTAGCTGGTTTTCCCACAAGGCTGAGATTGCTAAACCTCACTATTACAGCGTTTATCTGGCCGACCATGACGTAACTACTGAAATTACACCAACAGAGCGGGCTGCCATGTTTCGGTTTACCTTCCCTGAATCCGACAGCTCCTTTATTGTTATCGATGCTTTCGATAAGGGTTCGTACGTGAAAATAATACCCGGAGAAAACAAAGTAATAGGATATACTACCCGCAATAGTGGTGGAGTGCCCGACAATTTCCGCAATTATTTTGTGGTTATTTTTGACAAGCCAATACAGTATAAAGCTGTGTGGAGCGGAGATAAATTAATAAATGGACAGCTTGAAGCAGAGGACAATCACGTGGGTGTTATGATTGGGTTTAAAACCCGTAAGGGCGAAAAGATTCATGCACGAGTGGCCTCTTCTTTTATCAGCCATGAGCAGGCCTTGCTTAACCTTAAAGAGCTTGGCAATAAGGATTTTAACACCTTAAATGCCGAGGGCAGAGACATTTGGAATACTGAGCTCAGTCGTATCCGGGTTGAAGGTGGCTCCGAAGAACAAACACGCACCTTTTATTCAACACTCTATCGTACTTTGCTTTTTCCTCGTAAGTTTTATGAGTTTGATGCCAACAATAAAATGGTACATTATAGTCCTTACAATGGGAAAGTATTACCCGGTTATATGTTTACCGATAATGGTTTTTGGGATACCTTCCGCGCTGTATTCCCATTCTTTAACTTAATGTATCCCTCACTGAATGAGAATATCCAGGCTGGCTTGGTAAATACCTACCTCGAGAGCGGATTCTTACCCGAATGGGCCAGCCCGGGGCATCGTCCGGTAATGATAGGTAACAACTCAGCCACCATAGTTGCCGATGCTTATCTGAAAGGTTTACGCGGATACGATATGGAAACGCTCTATCAAGGCGTATTGCATGGCACCGAAAATGTCCATCCCACGGTGAGTGCTACCGGCCGTCTGGGACATGAGTACTACAATAAACTGGGGTATGTGCCTTACAATGTGGGCATCAATGAAAATGCTGCCCGAACACTGGAGTATGCATATGCCGACTGGTGTATATGGAAACTGGCTAAAGCTATGGATCGACCTAAGAAGGAGATTGAACGTTTTAAGAAACGGAGCCAAAATTACCGCAATCTCTTCGATTCTGAAACCAATCTGATGAGAGGGAAGAATGAAGATGGAACCTTTCAAAAACCTTTCAATCCATTTAAATGGGGCGATGCTTTTACCGAAGGCAACAGCTGGCACTACAGCTGGTCCGTATTTCATGATACTCAAGGCTTAATAAATTTGATGGGAGGTGAGAAAACTTTTGTTAATATGCTCGACTCTGTTTTTAATATGCCTCCATTGTTCGACAACTCCTATTATGGTGCAACCATCCATGAAATTCGTGAAATGCAAATTATGAACATGGGACAATATGCACACGGGAATCAGCCCATACAGCATATGATTTATCTGTACAATTATGCCGGTCAACCATGGAAAACACAACATTGGGTGCGCGAAGTGATGGACAAATTATACAATCCAAACCCGGACGGTTACTGTGGAGATGAAGACAATGGTCAAACATCGGCTTGGTACGTTTTTAGTGCCATGGGGTTTTATCCTGTTACACCCGGAGCCGATCAATATGTTCTTGGTGCTCCTCTGTTTCCAAAAGTATATGTACAACTCGAAAATGGAAACACTATTACTATCGAAGCTCCCGAAAATAGTACGGAAAATAAATATGTTGATAAGATGTATTTTAATGACAAACCTTATTCTAAGAACTGGTTGAGCTATCCTGAGTTAATGAAGGGAGCCCGGCTTAAGTTTGATATGAGCAGCCAACCCAATAAAAATAGGGGAATCGACAGCAAAGATTATCCATATTCATTCACTAAATAA
- a CDS encoding ZmpA/ZmpB/ZmpC family metallo-endopeptidase-related protein — MKHFNFKILIALFVFTFTMLNASHSQTQISTVADLQAMSSNPSGEFILNNDIDMQNQNWSSFDFTGTLDGNGFSIMNLTIQHDGDRGGVFNNITGATISNLGLENITVNTPNAWAAALAGNASNSTVSKCFVSGSITSNGFAGSFIGHVDNSTVSECYSTATVTGRDHVGGIVAHINGNGGTIENCYYNGAVYSTGWQVGGIAGWAEGSAVISKCYAKGTTGSQSGFSGGMLGVAPGGQSVSITECIGMQTSMTTVNPDIEKTYRIVGDHGGATYTNNYGFDQMGLTDPHKFFWESEADGKDGADLTASQFKDASFYATNLSWDFKNVWYMDTDGPVLRWQGDYPTSVLNLEKSNIKIFSSQGQIHVVGAEANSLVEIYDIAGKLKVSEYITNSEPVYNVKGILIVRVTSAKGTIVGKLVNL, encoded by the coding sequence ATGAAACATTTTAACTTCAAAATTTTAATTGCATTGTTCGTGTTTACTTTTACAATGCTGAATGCAAGTCATTCACAAACTCAAATTTCAACGGTGGCCGATTTGCAAGCTATGTCCTCGAACCCTTCGGGTGAGTTTATTTTAAACAATGATATTGATATGCAGAATCAGAACTGGAGTTCCTTTGATTTTACAGGCACCTTAGATGGGAATGGATTTTCTATTATGAATTTAACTATTCAACATGATGGAGACAGAGGAGGTGTTTTTAATAATATTACTGGTGCTACGATTTCAAACCTTGGTTTAGAAAACATCACTGTTAATACACCTAATGCATGGGCTGCGGCACTCGCTGGTAATGCCAGTAACTCAACAGTTAGCAAGTGTTTTGTTTCTGGATCAATAACATCAAATGGATTTGCAGGTAGTTTTATCGGACATGTCGATAATTCAACAGTTTCTGAATGTTACTCTACCGCCACAGTAACAGGTAGGGATCATGTAGGCGGAATTGTTGCGCATATAAATGGGAATGGAGGAACAATTGAAAATTGTTATTATAACGGAGCTGTTTATTCAACGGGTTGGCAAGTTGGTGGTATTGCTGGCTGGGCAGAAGGTAGCGCTGTTATTTCAAAGTGTTATGCGAAAGGAACAACCGGCAGTCAAAGCGGATTTTCAGGAGGTATGCTTGGTGTTGCTCCTGGCGGACAAAGTGTAAGTATAACGGAATGCATTGGGATGCAAACATCAATGACAACAGTAAATCCTGACATTGAAAAAACCTATAGAATTGTAGGAGATCATGGTGGGGCAACATATACCAACAACTATGGGTTTGACCAAATGGGTTTAACTGATCCGCATAAATTTTTCTGGGAGAGTGAGGCTGATGGCAAGGATGGCGCTGATCTTACTGCAAGTCAATTTAAAGATGCTTCATTTTATGCTACTAATTTATCATGGGATTTTAAAAATGTTTGGTATATGGATACTGATGGCCCGGTATTAAGATGGCAAGGTGATTATCCAACAAGTGTATTGAACCTAGAAAAATCAAATATTAAAATTTTTAGCTCTCAGGGTCAGATTCATGTGGTTGGTGCAGAAGCTAATTCACTTGTGGAGATTTATGATATTGCAGGGAAACTTAAAGTAAGTGAATACATCACAAATTCAGAGCCTGTATATAATGTGAAGGGAATTTTAATTGTACGAGTTACTTCTGCAAAAGGAACTATAGTTGGTAAGCTTGTCAATTTATAA
- a CDS encoding RagB/SusD family nutrient uptake outer membrane protein: MLKTVKYITIGIFISLMGSACSDHLEVYNPSSISDDFYNTKEGQQALLVDIYSKYRNVFNTGDLQYYGTDLYMAITEGPNERMFNGYDASFNSTAGVVGPYWNNLYKIVQEANTLLTRCSMDTEGMTIYEYNSLKAQGTFLRALAYYYLAETFGDVPLYTTEQKTIITETTRTVESEVYDFIITDLETVVDLLAWPSVEPGRVNNAAILQLLGKLHLTRAYKTYASSSDFEVAAAYFDQIINESEDTYQLLDTYADVYHEDNQNNSEVIWAIQYGLDKNYVGSGNPQQAIFSFNIVALEPGLFDRVQEDYSAANRNYWINPRVHQLFQNPYLDTRYDATFQREFYVNNPESDDFGKLGLYFPRWNDDSGNTKNALRFYPYLSDGEFNWYPQSTALPVLTTGLDRMPIIKKFKDTKIIWGGPGSREDVVFRLSDVYLMSAEAHLGAGDNDAAVARINTIRRRSAIDQASESLMEVSVVDLDFILDERARELLGEHDRWFVLKRTGKLIERASEYNILVQKYNNINPNHLVRPIPQDEINKVNGLTQNKDY, encoded by the coding sequence ATGTTGAAAACAGTCAAATATATTACAATAGGGATTTTTATTTCTCTTATGGGGTCTGCTTGTTCTGACCACCTAGAAGTTTACAATCCTTCATCTATATCGGATGATTTCTATAATACAAAAGAAGGACAACAGGCTTTGCTTGTCGATATCTATTCAAAATACAGAAACGTATTTAATACTGGGGACTTACAGTACTATGGTACCGATCTCTACATGGCTATTACGGAAGGCCCTAATGAACGGATGTTCAATGGATATGATGCTTCTTTTAACTCTACAGCCGGTGTAGTTGGCCCATACTGGAACAATCTGTATAAGATTGTACAAGAGGCAAACACATTGTTGACCCGTTGCTCAATGGACACAGAAGGGATGACTATTTATGAGTATAATTCACTCAAAGCTCAGGGAACCTTTCTAAGGGCATTGGCTTACTACTATCTGGCAGAAACATTTGGTGACGTTCCTTTGTATACAACGGAGCAGAAAACCATAATCACCGAGACCACGCGCACAGTTGAATCCGAAGTATATGACTTTATAATTACTGATTTGGAAACTGTCGTTGATTTACTGGCTTGGCCATCTGTTGAACCTGGCCGTGTAAACAATGCAGCCATATTGCAATTGCTTGGTAAATTACATTTAACCAGAGCTTATAAAACATACGCTTCATCTTCAGATTTTGAGGTTGCCGCAGCTTATTTTGATCAAATCATCAATGAGTCGGAAGATACTTATCAATTATTAGATACTTACGCCGATGTTTATCATGAGGATAACCAAAACAACTCGGAGGTGATTTGGGCTATCCAATATGGTTTAGATAAAAATTATGTGGGTAGCGGTAACCCGCAACAGGCAATATTTAGTTTTAACATTGTAGCCTTGGAGCCGGGTTTATTCGACCGAGTACAAGAGGATTACTCAGCAGCCAATCGAAACTACTGGATCAACCCTCGTGTTCACCAGCTGTTTCAAAATCCATATCTGGATACACGCTATGATGCAACGTTTCAGCGAGAATTTTATGTCAATAATCCAGAAAGTGACGATTTTGGCAAGCTGGGGTTGTATTTTCCCCGATGGAATGATGATTCTGGCAACACCAAAAACGCCTTGCGCTTTTATCCTTACCTAAGCGACGGCGAGTTCAATTGGTATCCTCAATCAACAGCTCTTCCGGTTTTGACAACTGGTTTGGATCGTATGCCTATCATCAAAAAGTTTAAAGACACAAAGATAATCTGGGGAGGCCCCGGTAGTCGCGAAGATGTGGTGTTTCGTTTGTCAGATGTTTATCTGATGAGTGCAGAGGCACATTTGGGTGCAGGAGACAACGATGCTGCTGTTGCACGGATAAATACCATTCGTCGAAGATCCGCAATCGATCAGGCATCTGAATCTTTAATGGAAGTGAGTGTTGTTGATCTGGATTTCATTCTTGATGAACGAGCCAGAGAGTTGCTCGGGGAGCACGACCGTTGGTTTGTGCTAAAACGAACTGGGAAACTCATCGAAAGAGCGAGTGAGTATAATATTCTTGTTCAAAAATATAATAACATAAACCCAAACCATTTAGTGCGCCCGATACCACAGGATGAAATAAATAAAGTAAATGGATTGACTCAAAACAAAGATTATTAA